From the genome of Nitratiruptor sp. YY08-10, one region includes:
- a CDS encoding multiheme c-type cytochrome gives MKKYKKIILFSFIFSLLGVGIIYILTPKKEYKGVDVKDILFYSTPWGKDQPFFPGHLATADGKMGNPKAIPSSSACVKCHKKEFEEWVPSLHSISGRDLVYDNSIEANVQIKKRHHGRELSRFCDSCHNPMEVAMGRNNPIISVEPSDVQTEGLACVFCHTATKADPQIGNGAVTFDLNKAYDNLSGSAILASPRDHARAFGSAKTNELLRSSAFCGACHNERYYPPVTPSTKVLKAQSTYDEWKNSWYAKNNITCQDCHMNYKPVEFISNLQKGIIKKPKKYSHNFWGGNHVLQDTSLKEKLLFIRGGVLPGVSVKKYFELMDKQRPTTEKFLKAAAKVEIISQKRIGNELEVKVKVSNVGAGHNLPTGVIDQKHIWLQLKAIDENNSTIFNSGESDREKDVVIWAERFLDKKGNIIMDHLTFKTADIILTRPPIPPRGFQIITYKVPLNGKKVKKLEAKLWYKIAYEELIIKSLHRNIPIPKFLMAQDSREI, from the coding sequence ATGAAAAAATATAAAAAGATTATTCTTTTTTCTTTTATCTTTTCTCTTTTAGGTGTAGGTATAATTTACATACTTACACCTAAAAAAGAGTATAAGGGAGTAGATGTTAAAGATATTCTTTTTTACTCAACTCCTTGGGGCAAAGATCAGCCATTTTTCCCAGGACATTTGGCAACTGCTGATGGAAAAATGGGAAATCCAAAGGCTATTCCAAGCTCTTCAGCTTGTGTAAAATGTCATAAAAAAGAGTTTGAAGAATGGGTGCCATCTTTGCATAGTATCAGTGGTAGAGATTTAGTATATGACAATTCAATAGAAGCAAATGTTCAAATTAAAAAAAGGCATCATGGAAGGGAACTTTCAAGATTTTGTGACAGCTGTCACAACCCTATGGAAGTTGCTATGGGGCGCAATAACCCAATTATAAGTGTAGAGCCAAGCGATGTGCAAACAGAAGGTTTGGCATGTGTCTTTTGTCATACAGCTACAAAAGCAGATCCACAAATTGGTAATGGAGCAGTTACATTTGATCTAAATAAAGCGTATGATAATTTAAGTGGCTCAGCCATCCTAGCAAGTCCAAGAGACCATGCAAGAGCCTTTGGAAGTGCAAAAACAAATGAGCTTTTAAGAAGTTCAGCGTTTTGTGGAGCATGCCATAATGAACGATATTATCCTCCAGTAACTCCTTCAACAAAAGTGCTAAAAGCACAAAGCACTTATGATGAATGGAAAAATAGCTGGTATGCAAAAAATAATATTACTTGCCAAGATTGCCATATGAACTATAAACCGGTTGAGTTTATTTCCAATTTGCAAAAAGGAATCATAAAAAAACCAAAAAAATATTCACACAATTTTTGGGGAGGAAATCATGTATTACAAGATACGAGTTTAAAAGAGAAGCTTTTATTTATAAGAGGTGGAGTATTGCCAGGAGTGAGTGTAAAAAAATATTTTGAGTTAATGGATAAACAGCGACCAACAACAGAAAAGTTTTTAAAAGCAGCAGCAAAAGTAGAGATTATCTCTCAAAAAAGAATTGGCAATGAGCTTGAAGTCAAAGTAAAGGTAAGTAATGTAGGAGCTGGACATAACCTGCCAACAGGAGTAATAGATCAAAAACATATCTGGTTGCAGTTAAAAGCTATTGATGAAAATAACAGCACAATTTTTAATAGTGGTGAGAGTGATAGAGAAAAAGATGTTGTCATTTGGGCAGAGAGATTTTTGGACAAAAAAGGCAATATTATAATGGATCACCTAACTTTTAAAACAGCTGATATTATCTTAACAAGACCTCCTATTCCACCAAGAGGATTTCAAATAATTACTTATAAAGTCCCATTAAATGGGAAAAAAGTTAAAAAACTTGAGGCAAAACTTTGGTATAAGATTGCCTATGAGGAGCTGATTATAAAATCACTTCATAGAAACATTCCTATACCAAAATTTTTAATGGCACAAGATAGCAGGGAGATATAG
- a CDS encoding flavodoxin gives MTKIIYATQTGNTENIANQIAQKIGENVDVVDIANATKDDFEDADFLIMGTSTWGEGELPDELEGAMPLIESLDLKNKNIALFGLGDQEEYGEYFVNALGILYEKLKEKGANIVGFTSTDGYEYDESKAEIEPGVFCGLVLDEDNQDDLTEQRVDRWLEEIKPYIK, from the coding sequence ATGACAAAAATTATCTATGCAACACAAACGGGAAATACAGAAAATATAGCAAACCAAATTGCCCAAAAAATTGGTGAAAATGTAGATGTTGTCGATATTGCAAACGCAACAAAAGATGATTTTGAAGATGCTGATTTTTTGATTATGGGAACTTCTACTTGGGGCGAGGGAGAATTGCCTGATGAGCTTGAAGGAGCTATGCCACTTATTGAATCTTTGGATTTAAAAAATAAAAATATCGCTCTTTTTGGCTTGGGAGATCAAGAGGAGTATGGGGAATATTTTGTCAATGCTTTGGGAATTTTGTATGAAAAACTTAAAGAAAAAGGAGCCAATATCGTAGGTTTTACTTCAACCGATGGGTATGAGTATGATGAAAGTAAAGCTGAGATTGAGCCAGGAGTTTTTTGTGGATTGGTTTTGGATGAAGATAATCAAGATGATCTTACCGAACAAAGAGTCGATAGATGGCTTGAGGAAATTAAGCCCTATATAAAGTAG
- a CDS encoding replication initiation protein — MKEKLKKYPIVKKHNSLTDGYIKKTDKEVLPDKMINVLYHFYEIKGEKFTLKLPELRAYLGLDRNGRNDDRIYKVLQKLKENVLFLRDFNYKGREVKMAIVSFLNEATIYKDKENEIEIEISSKMIEFLKQKTGYTPIELEYNKRFKTKFGLKLYEMYKRYYDLPNKEGFGYGKVEKTLEQINAMFGTNYKHTADIFNKKYPHESKTAKGINRGIEEIKNITGIYIHCFYDKEKKKFVFGWDNSNIYPNEECVIPKKSIKKFANWYVLNRVKSDKENLPTYVKEIEKKIKNNTLNGIHKFYMEFLKAMGKDKEEIANCWNKYIKKWKC; from the coding sequence ATGAAAGAAAAACTAAAAAAATACCCTATTGTCAAAAAACATAATAGTCTAACAGATGGCTATATTAAAAAAACAGATAAAGAAGTTTTACCCGATAAGATGATAAATGTTTTATATCACTTCTATGAAATAAAAGGGGAAAAATTTACATTGAAACTACCAGAGTTAAGAGCATATTTAGGATTAGATAGGAATGGTAGGAACGATGACAGAATATATAAAGTGCTTCAAAAGTTAAAAGAGAATGTGCTTTTTTTAAGGGATTTTAACTATAAGGGAAGAGAAGTAAAAATGGCTATTGTAAGTTTTCTTAATGAAGCAACAATCTATAAAGATAAGGAAAATGAAATCGAAATAGAAATAAGCTCAAAAATGATTGAATTTCTTAAACAAAAGACTGGATATACTCCAATAGAACTTGAATACAATAAAAGATTTAAAACCAAATTTGGATTAAAACTTTATGAAATGTACAAACGATACTATGATTTGCCTAATAAAGAGGGTTTTGGATATGGCAAAGTTGAGAAAACTTTAGAGCAGATCAATGCAATGTTTGGAACAAATTATAAACATACAGCAGATATTTTTAATAAAAAATATCCACATGAAAGCAAAACAGCAAAAGGCATTAATCGGGGTATTGAAGAAATAAAAAATATTACAGGCATATATATACATTGCTTTTATGACAAAGAAAAAAAGAAATTTGTATTTGGCTGGGATAATAGCAATATTTATCCAAATGAGGAGTGCGTTATACCAAAAAAAAGCATTAAAAAATTTGCAAATTGGTATGTTTTAAATAGAGTTAAATCAGATAAAGAGAACTTACCAACATATGTTAAAGAGATAGAAAAGAAAATCAAAAACAATACACTTAATGGTATCCACAAATTTTATATGGAATTTTTAAAAGCAATGGGAAAAGATAAAGAAGAAATAGCAAATTGCTGGAACAAATACATAAAAAAATGGAAATGTTAG
- the ftnA gene encoding non-heme ferritin, with translation MLKKELYERLNEQMMLEFESANIYKAMSAWCKAKGFEGSARFLNQHAAEEMEHMERLFQYINETGAQAIITDMKAPENEFSSLQEVFEKTYKHEQFITQKIFDLVDFTLQLKDYSTFNFLQWYTAEQHEEEALFKGILDKFEIIGTEGRGLFMIDKEIGNIANSRD, from the coding sequence ATGTTAAAAAAAGAGCTTTATGAGAGACTCAATGAGCAGATGATGCTGGAGTTTGAATCGGCAAATATCTACAAAGCGATGAGCGCTTGGTGCAAGGCAAAAGGGTTTGAAGGGTCAGCTCGATTTTTAAATCAACATGCAGCTGAAGAGATGGAGCATATGGAAAGACTCTTTCAATATATCAATGAAACTGGCGCACAAGCCATTATAACCGATATGAAAGCGCCTGAAAATGAGTTTTCTTCATTGCAAGAAGTTTTTGAAAAAACATATAAGCATGAGCAGTTTATCACACAAAAAATCTTTGATTTAGTAGATTTTACTTTACAGTTAAAAGATTATTCTACATTTAACTTTTTACAGTGGTATACCGCAGAGCAACATGAAGAAGAGGCTCTCTTTAAAGGAATTTTAGATAAGTTTGAGATTATTGGCACAGAAGGTAGAGGTCTTTTTATGATTGATAAAGAGATAGGAAATATTGCAAATAGCAGAGATTAA
- a CDS encoding imelysin family protein, whose protein sequence is MKKMVMGMVAGFILSGTLLADSGINKVKEFELEHATKLYNEAKKLKDIADDYYEDIKAFHFNYDKAWKQNKKDLTKDIEEMKRAWLEASSNYEIIEGLVAGMPQTAKYDLILDAGIPASEGNEDVAPFDLKCPYKCKFNTKRPGNFFHYLLEPTLWGTHEGYVAKKVDLNGDGEITKGEALPNAKWLKCVADNFEKYTKELKDKVKNLKMNLTDVFTAELTMIPTMGDYFEDWKNSRILGKSEAFVALSRIFDIKGISGGLKVAYEAAIHPKLKKVDPKLDSQIRLAFYDLVSFVDDIYMKEQSGHIFKPEDADAYASQAQDMADRLSALMAKAAKKLHIKPNV, encoded by the coding sequence ATGAAAAAAATGGTAATGGGAATGGTTGCAGGTTTTATTCTTTCAGGAACTCTTTTAGCTGATAGCGGGATAAACAAAGTAAAAGAGTTTGAGCTTGAGCATGCTACAAAACTGTATAATGAGGCAAAAAAGCTTAAAGATATTGCAGATGACTATTATGAAGATATAAAGGCTTTTCATTTCAATTATGACAAAGCCTGGAAGCAAAACAAAAAAGATCTTACAAAAGATATAGAAGAGATGAAAAGGGCGTGGCTTGAAGCATCAAGCAACTATGAGATTATCGAAGGACTTGTTGCTGGTATGCCACAAACTGCAAAATATGACCTTATTTTGGATGCCGGAATTCCTGCAAGCGAAGGCAATGAAGATGTAGCACCTTTTGATTTGAAGTGCCCATATAAATGCAAATTCAACACAAAAAGACCTGGAAACTTTTTTCACTATCTGCTTGAGCCAACCCTTTGGGGAACGCATGAAGGCTATGTCGCTAAAAAAGTGGATCTAAATGGTGATGGAGAGATTACAAAAGGAGAAGCTCTTCCGAATGCAAAATGGCTTAAATGCGTAGCGGATAATTTTGAAAAGTATACAAAAGAGTTAAAAGACAAAGTAAAGAATCTTAAAATGAATCTCACCGATGTATTTACGGCTGAGCTTACAATGATACCGACAATGGGCGATTATTTTGAGGATTGGAAAAACAGTAGAATCCTTGGTAAATCTGAAGCCTTTGTGGCGCTTTCAAGAATTTTTGATATCAAAGGAATCAGTGGCGGGCTTAAAGTTGCATATGAAGCGGCGATTCATCCAAAACTTAAAAAAGTCGATCCAAAACTAGATAGTCAAATTAGACTTGCTTTTTATGATTTGGTCTCATTTGTGGATGACATTTATATGAAAGAGCAATCCGGGCATATTTTTAAACCAGAAGATGCAGATGCTTATGCATCTCAGGCTCAAGATATGGCAGATAGATTAAGCGCACTTATGGCAAAAGCGGCTAAGAAACTACATATTAAGCCAAATGTGTAA
- a CDS encoding type II toxin-antitoxin system PemK/MazF family toxin, with product MEEVNPFDQWNKIKKSTNKKNYPLHFKEREIYYIRIGKNIGYEQNGKGDFFLRPVLILRKFNRFFFIGIPLTSQAKDDIFHYKFSFKENKESYAVLSQIRAFDANRLERKIGKMSNNDFIELKERIKELLKL from the coding sequence ATGGAAGAAGTAAATCCTTTTGACCAATGGAATAAAATTAAAAAATCAACGAACAAAAAGAACTATCCACTCCATTTTAAAGAAAGAGAGATCTATTACATAAGGATTGGAAAGAATATCGGTTATGAACAAAATGGCAAAGGCGATTTCTTTTTAAGACCTGTATTGATATTGAGAAAATTTAATAGATTCTTTTTTATCGGTATTCCTCTTACTTCTCAAGCAAAAGATGACATATTTCACTACAAATTCTCTTTTAAAGAAAATAAAGAGAGTTATGCAGTTTTATCACAAATAAGAGCATTTGATGCAAACAGATTAGAAAGAAAAATTGGAAAAATGTCTAATAACGATTTTATTGAGCTTAAAGAGAGGATAAAAGAGCTTTTAAAACTTTAA
- a CDS encoding FTR1 family protein: MKRVFLLALCIQILFGMELWKQRYYLDKELFHKQMAILQHQNFLDEKFDFFQSTAQKLNFLRELKAIKSAKSLEAFLKAKAKLIVKLESNAYDKKMFDLIDMLDFDEDVKKEILFAKKIKKLFIALEKSDLKINQKPLEKLFFIKEYFTVLGKNIDISKLEKAIKEKDKDAFKKGLVALQKEILLLKSKKLSPKELQANVKSFIRYNKLTAFDYSNGIDDEGNIKNNLEYTEAVIFSARAKEKILALSSNINQEDFQKLLAIYEKIISNIEKKKNKKEVKTLTKEAKKIVLTATGVKDIRETPKEIVSHINSSLDAMLKMAKENNFKQADFFRLEAYSFFDPDIEVRLKPRDPALATEIEGLFWDGFGDIKGLGYELAHKDIKNLPKTIAILKEKLQQAQIELESKLSYANSMFQSMMIIIREGLEAVLVLAVLLTLFNSKRDKIFLFGGVALGAFASIATYYVAKEIISISTSNRELIEGGSALLAAIMLIFVTAWIFHNTYVKGWVAYTKELSEKSIKTGSVVTLLFIGFLVVYREGFETVLFYEALAHDSYPQAVWIGFVIGLAVIIVVAVLLIKGIKKLPINLIFKITGFLLSILAVIFVGAGIRGLQTANIISATPSIFLPNWQFLRDYFGYSPTIETAAAQIGVALLLLGLYLLSRYKKPSRL, translated from the coding sequence ATGAAAAGAGTTTTTCTCCTTGCTTTATGTATTCAGATTCTTTTTGGTATGGAGCTTTGGAAGCAACGATACTATTTAGATAAAGAGCTGTTTCACAAACAGATGGCAATTTTACAGCATCAAAATTTTTTGGATGAAAAGTTTGATTTTTTTCAAAGTACAGCACAAAAACTTAATTTTTTAAGAGAATTGAAAGCTATAAAGAGTGCCAAAAGTTTAGAAGCATTTTTAAAAGCAAAAGCAAAGCTCATTGTAAAACTTGAATCAAATGCCTATGATAAAAAGATGTTTGATCTAATTGATATGCTGGATTTTGATGAAGATGTAAAGAAAGAGATTTTATTTGCTAAAAAGATCAAAAAACTTTTTATCGCACTTGAAAAATCGGATTTGAAAATAAATCAAAAACCACTTGAAAAGCTTTTTTTTATAAAAGAGTATTTTACTGTACTTGGTAAAAATATCGATATTAGCAAGCTTGAAAAAGCGATAAAAGAAAAGGACAAAGATGCCTTTAAAAAGGGGCTTGTTGCTTTGCAAAAAGAGATTTTACTTCTTAAATCAAAAAAACTCTCACCTAAAGAACTCCAAGCAAATGTAAAGTCATTCATTAGATACAATAAACTGACAGCCTTTGATTACTCAAATGGCATAGATGATGAAGGCAATATAAAAAATAATTTAGAATATACTGAAGCTGTTATTTTTAGTGCAAGAGCAAAAGAAAAAATTTTAGCTTTATCTTCCAATATTAATCAAGAAGATTTTCAAAAACTGCTTGCAATTTATGAAAAAATTATTTCTAATATTGAAAAAAAGAAAAATAAAAAAGAGGTTAAAACTTTAACAAAAGAAGCGAAAAAGATTGTGCTCACTGCCACAGGAGTTAAAGATATAAGAGAGACTCCAAAAGAGATAGTCTCTCACATAAACAGTAGTTTAGATGCAATGCTAAAAATGGCAAAAGAGAATAATTTTAAACAGGCTGATTTTTTTAGACTTGAAGCATACAGCTTTTTTGATCCAGATATTGAGGTGCGATTAAAACCAAGAGATCCGGCTTTGGCTACTGAAATTGAAGGGCTTTTTTGGGATGGCTTTGGTGATATAAAAGGATTGGGATATGAGCTTGCGCATAAAGATATAAAGAATTTGCCAAAAACTATAGCAATATTGAAAGAAAAGTTACAACAAGCTCAAATTGAGCTAGAATCAAAACTTTCCTATGCCAATTCTATGTTTCAATCAATGATGATTATTATTCGTGAAGGTCTTGAAGCCGTTTTAGTTTTGGCAGTTTTGCTTACACTTTTTAATAGTAAAAGAGATAAAATCTTTCTTTTTGGCGGTGTAGCTTTAGGGGCTTTTGCTTCAATTGCAACTTATTATGTGGCAAAAGAGATTATTAGCATTTCAACATCAAATCGTGAGCTAATTGAAGGCGGCAGTGCTTTGCTTGCGGCAATTATGCTCATATTTGTGACTGCTTGGATATTTCATAATACCTATGTAAAAGGGTGGGTTGCTTACACAAAAGAACTGAGCGAAAAATCTATTAAAACAGGAAGTGTTGTTACCCTGCTTTTTATAGGATTTTTGGTGGTGTATCGTGAAGGATTTGAAACAGTGCTTTTTTATGAGGCTTTAGCTCACGATTCTTATCCTCAAGCGGTATGGATAGGATTTGTAATTGGTTTGGCAGTTATTATCGTTGTGGCTGTTTTACTAATAAAGGGTATAAAAAAACTGCCGATTAATCTTATTTTTAAAATAACAGGATTTCTTTTATCTATCCTTGCAGTTATATTTGTAGGTGCCGGTATTCGAGGATTGCAAACGGCAAATATTATAAGTGCTACTCCATCAATCTTTTTGCCAAACTGGCAGTTTTTAAGGGATTATTTTGGATATTCCCCAACAATTGAGACAGCAGCCGCTCAAATTGGCGTAGCTTTACTTTTATTGGGATTGTATCTGCTGAGTCGATATAAAAAGCCAAGCCGTTTATGA